caaaagaaacagcatgcaatagtagcacaaaGTTAGTAAACAACAAACATTCGAAACATGATAGTCACGTAGGTCAAGTTTCATTGAATCAGTTGTATAGAGAAAAAAAGGATAGaatatcagaagcatgcaaagggtcaagtgcaaaaacccttctgaaaagcatAGTGGAGTTTCAAAGATGGTAAGAACCCAGAAtcaaaggaatcacataaagaaaagagatgctgaaacaaaggaACTTCAAATCAAGTCAGGTATTCTAACGAGCAATTTCAAACCCAAAGTCATAGGTTTTCCTCAATAACATTCAAGCTTAGAAgatgataaacaaataaatcgCACAAGCAgttaattagggttttaacatTGATCGAGTTTAAAGATAATGAACAAATAAGTCAAACAATATTTAGCAAATAGTCTTAGAAACTCGAACGAACCCAAAGATATTAGGGTTTTTATCCCCCATCGAGTTTAGAGATgataaacaagtaaatcaaacaaAAACTTAGCAAAAAGTCTCAGAaaccccaaaagaaattaggggttttatcATGCTAAACTCagaaaagattttgaaaagaagaacttgaaggaaaaccctaatcggaaaaagaTGAAGAGTTTTTTTTCtgaaagcaaaattaaagaaGCTTCGAGAAGGCATTTAAAAACTCATATCAAGCATAGATCTAAAGTGAACCTGAAAGAAGTCGAGAAgctcttagagattagggtttcagaagaaccccaagtgacaAGAAAGGCCTCGAAAGCCATCGATCTAAATGGGAGAGTCAAGGGTCTGACTCGAATGGCCATGGCTAGCTGGAGAAAGGTCAAAGACGATTGGAGAACAGTCATCGGGCAAAGACTAGACCACACCCCTTCAGAATCTGGTCATGAGACCAGAGAAACGAACACGTAGAAGTCATGGGAGGCTGATACAGGTCTTAGATGATCCTGGAGAGCCATGGATTAGGGTAGATTAAGGTggcagcggctagggtttgaTGTTGTTGTAGAAAGGATTTGAGAGAGGAGGGGGATTCATAGGTGGCGTATTGTGAGAAATGGGTTAGGGTGAAGgagtcgtttgggttaaaaaaggaagggagTAATGTGAGCAGTTGATCTACACTATCAACGGCTGCGATTAGGTGGGGGTATAGGTGGGTCATTTAAATGGGTAAAGGGTCGGATTTAAAGGGAATTGGGTCGGGGTAAAATTGGGTTCCAATTGGGGTTCAAATTAGGCAATAATTGAAATGTAATTGGGCTagtttttaaatagccaattttccccatttattttataaaataatagcaaattaaattctgaaaataaattaaaagtcctaaaatgatttataacatataattatcaaattaaaaatactggacttaatttttatagatataaacacaattaaatctaaaagaggctaatattgcaattatatgcaatttagcttttaaaatactaaataaatttgtaaaaatgtacaaaacttattttggctatattttggcataaatatgagaatccaataaatgaattaccaaaatgataattttggaaatattattgggtttttatgaataaaataggggaataaataggtttaaaaatctttataaattaagaaaaaaataataaaacagttggaaatacttatatatacatacatatgctattctgaaagtattttgcatattaaaaaaatatacagggaaaaattaggtatcaacaactgcctctctttacctgggaaggatgaaagagttgtcgggtaaagatatgatggccaattttgaccaagcggatTGGTTCGAAGAGGTTTATGTCGCGCCCTAGCTTCTGAGCtatctacatatccctggtcttacaagaatcaggccatatgtagttcgggatccgtcgacggagtatgccgatgaagacttttcaagaacggacacaATGTGTGGTAGGTTTGCAGGAATGTTTTAGGTTTGTTAGGGCTGCGaaaactggagcgggatcgctcttgCCAATAtggtcgttgctcgccggtttacctgcaatacaagcatatatagtgtgtaaatttaaacatgatacaaattcccgtcggaccatgaaggttgtctttggatggttaaaatgacgtccttagaccatgctgtcctgggccatgaagcatataataaaggattcgcaggccatgaaataatgctctcgggctatgaggatgatgcctccaaaccatgatgcctttgaataatgatatgcaaaagattaaaagggatcctcacgccatgacatggtgttctcgggctatgaaaatggtaccTCCGAACGATGGCGCCTTTGGATTATTTGGCAATCTTTTAGTCTATGAAATGCAGtgtgtggcgatctttcaacccatgagatgcaataagtggtgatctttcagccatgtggcgatctttcagccatgcaacaCGGTacgtggcgatctttcagcccatgagatgtagatgtggcgatcttttagccatgcaatgcagtaggtggagatctttcagccatatAGATGCatgtggaggtagagcttaatcttggaaggcagaatagtagccttatgtaatgcgaaaatgcagatggagatagcgtttagtctcgaaaggcggaatagtagccttatgcaatgcggaaatgcagatggagatatcgtttagtctcgaaaggcagaatagtagccttatacaatgcgaaaatgcagatggagacaacgtttagtctcggaaggcagaatagtagtcttatgcaagaaataaaatggcaaatggtaatAAGCTTTCTTAGCCCGATATTGTGACTGTTGGGGACATTGTGACTTCTAGGGACATtgtgtctgctggggacattgtgcctgctggggacatTGTTGTGTGTGGATAGCAAATGTGAATAaatgcaacggttctgagagttgtattcctgaacagtgtttatctcgtgagtgtatagtatgtttgatagTTTTgcaatccaagtgcctgcatccaaagaaaaattgtgagttttgcaaaaaggggggaaggttagttcgtatccccactagctctgcttgacctgctcggctttgatctggtgatactgcatGTAtcgttggggtagcgttgctaaacaaagcaatttaaaTAATAAACAAGCATGATTTTGTGaaagtatgacataagtgtataattaaaataATGTTTAGATGAACCGACAATCACGATGTAGTACAGGACATTGAAACCTCTcctgctatggaattttgagggtcttcctcaaaattctgccccagtttgatgagtTGACGCTTCTGACGGTTGCTTGtggcgattggctgaaattactttggaattttgagggtccccctcaaaattctgccccagtttccaattgcgggggggggGATGAactttttattgaattgtgaccgaacccatagggctacctacgtatcccctcttaaatgggaatccaTGCATAGTTCAATTATATCAATGAGGAAAGCATgaaaattacacatagtaacgcttgactgcatctgaattgatcagttttggccaaacttctccatccatttctgcgagtatgagggctGCTCCTGTCacaacccggtgaaccatgtatggaccctgccagttgggagagaacttccctttggcttcatcttgatgcgggaaaattttctttagcACTAGTTGCTCCGGTGCGAACCGTCTCGGCTTGacttttttgttgaaggctctggacattctgttttgataaagttgaccatggcaaactgcatttattctttttccgtctataagggctagttgcacataacgacttttcacccactctgcgtcgtcaaACTCAGCTTCCTgcatgat
The Nicotiana sylvestris chromosome 11, ASM39365v2, whole genome shotgun sequence DNA segment above includes these coding regions:
- the LOC138881455 gene encoding uncharacterized protein, whose translation is MIKVPPNELNAKSSPWLIAAWGMDVIGPINPVTSNGHRFILIEIDYFTKWVKVASYGAVTKKVMADFVRDRIEAEFDDAEWVKSRYVQLALIDGKRINAVCHGQLYQNRMSRAFNKKVKPRRFAPEQLVLKKIFPHQDEAKGKFSPNWQGPYMVHRVVTGAALILAEMDGEVWPKLINSDAVKRYYV